ttttttttttaatattattattattactatagaTCATTGAGCTTATCTTATTGTTCTCAGGTATGAATCAAAATTCATCAAACAGATTCTTGGAGAAATTTTGTGTAAAGTGAACCCAACTCGCTTGGATGTTGCCAAACACCCAATCGGAATAATGTCTCGTGTTAACGATATTAAAGATTTATTAAATCTTGGAACAAATGATGTTCATGTTGTGGGCATTTACGGAATGGGTGGTATTGGAAAAACAACCCTAGCAAAAGCTGTCTATAATGAAATATGTGCTGCATTTGAAGGAAgtagttttctttcaaactttaaCGAAAGCGTAGAAAAGTCTGTTGGTTTAGTTCATTTACAAGAACAACTTCTTAATGATATcttgaaaatgaatttgaagATTGATAATGTTGATAAAGGAATTAGTATAATTAAGGAAAGAATTTGTGGAAAAAAAGTTCTTGTTATTGATGATGATGTAGATGACTTTGAAAAACTACAATCGTTAGTTGAAAAGGAATGGCTTGGTCTGGGTAGTAGAATCATTATAACCACCAGAGATGAACACGTGTTAAGTCCATTGAGAGCagataaaaaatataacatCGGAGAATTGAATGATTGGGAGTCTCTTCGACTGTTCAGTTGGCATGCTTTCGAAATGATCAATCCAAAAGAAGATTACTCAAAGCTTTCGATTAAAGCAATCGGCTACGCTGGAGGTATTCCATTAGTTCTTGTGCTTTTGGGTTCTTTTCTTAAAGATAGAAGCGTTGCTGAATGGGAAAgtgaattgaaaaaattacaaagaactCCTCATGACAAGATTCATAATGCACTTCGAATAAGTTTTGATTCACTGGACGAGTATACAAAGGACATATTCCTTGATATTGCATGTTTCTTTGTCGACATGGATGAAAAATATGTTATGAAAATACTTGATGGTtgtaatttctttccaaagattGGCATCCCTATTCTCATTCAGAGGTCACTTGTGACAATTGATGACAAAAAGATTTTGAGGATGCATAGTCTTATTCAAGATATGGGAAGGAAGATTATTCATGGAAAGTCACCGAATTTGCCAGGAAAACGTAGTAGATTGTGGTTTCATGAGGATGCATTAAATGTATTACGCGAACATAAGGTAAGAGGCatatgcatttatacatataaagaAATTTACATACACAGGCACATAACATATGTCTTTCTGCGAAACATACATGTTTacaaagttatatatatatatatatatatatatatatatgagcattTTGCCTTTCTACGAATCATACATCATAGTTATAATTGaatgattttaaaccaaaatattttctaaattaagTTAAGAACTAATACTTAACAATATTTAAAAGGTATGCAAGCATGTTTCAAATAATTCAAATAATGTCTGAATCaattcagattttttttaaaaaaaaaaaaaaagaaaagaagaaaaagaaaaagaaaattacaatgaGAGTATATACGCCTATTCTAAGGTCAAAGTTGTTCTAGTTTTATGCAAGATGAGTATCAAGGATATAaagctcttttttttctccACTCTTTGTATAGCTGAGTTGTTATTTAGTTTAGTTATTCTGTTATCTTAGTCATCTAGTTATCACAGCTTAGTCTACAGTTAGGATTTAGTTTAGCTTGAGTTCTGTGtcaatatatatgtaatttctCTTCATTCTTGTATTAAGTACATTCATTCAGATAATACAATTACATTCTTCCAATCACTTTACAAAGATTGACAATGAGCATGTGCATTGCTAATCCAATTGTCTATTTTGCTAGGGAACTGAAACAGTTGAAGGTCTGATCTTAAAAGCATTTGAAGATGTATGCTTGATCAAAACTAAAGCATTTACCAATATGAAGAGTTTGAGATTGCTCCAAATCGATGGTGTTCATCTCAAAGGATCTTATGAGCATCTCTCTGAAAAGCTAAGATGGCTTTGGTGGCATAAGTGCCATTTGAAATTTCTACCACAAAATTTTCATCTAGAAAACCTTGTTATTCTTGACATGCAGTATAGTGATCTCAAACAAGTTTGGAAGAAGAACAAAGTATAACAAATCTTACAAAActttttgctctctctctttctctctattaatgttaaatgtttaattaacaagaacttttcatttttttatttattctctattttgttttttttcacaGATACTCAACAAGTTGAAGATCCTTAATCTTAGCCATTCCAAATATCTCACCAAATCACCAAACTTCTTTGAAATGCCACAACTGGAGACACTAATACTTGAAGGTTGCACAAGTTTGGTTGAGATTCACGCGTCCATTGGATGTTTGAAAAACCTTGTTTTCCTGAATCTAAATGGATGCAAGAGTCTTATGAATCTTCCAAGTAGCATTTCTAACTTAAGATCTCTCAAAACTCTTGATTTGTCTGGCTGCTTACAAGTTGACAAGTTACCGGAAAAAGTAGGGAGTATGATTGCTTTAACAGAGCTGCTTGCAGATGGAATTGCTATTAAGCAATTACCATCCTCCTTTGGTCTTTTGAAGAATCTTGAGATTGCATCATTATCTGGACGTAAAGAACAATCCTCAAAATCTTGGTTGTCACTTCTCTCATCATTGATGTCACCAAAAAGCTTGAACCCAGTATGTTTTCTACCACCGTCCGTTTCTGGATTACGTTCTTTGACAAAATTAAGTCTCTCTGGGCGCAATTTGTCTGAAGATATGTTTCCTGTTGATTTTGAGAGTTTGTCTTCACTCCAGTCTTTAGATTTATCAAGAAACAATTTTCGTAACCTACCTGATTGCATCGGCCGCCTTCCGAAATTGTACAATTTCAAGTTACATGAGTGTACGACTCTTCAATCAATTTCCGGACTCTTCTCAAGTGTAGGTATGTTGGATGCAAGGGATTGTACATCAATGGAACGACTATCAGTTTCGCCAAACCACAAGAGAGGACTATATTTTTACCTTCGTAATTGCCACAAATTGACGGAGATTCAAGGCTTGGAGAATTGGGAAATTTCTTCTATTCACAATCAAGCATATAATTTTAGGAGTCATCTCCaggttcctctctctctctctctctctctctctctccctctctctctctctctctctctctctctctctctctctctctctctctctctctctctctctctctctctctctctctctctctctctctctctctctctcattttttatgttctgaacattttttttttaacagtgtCCGTTAACCATGGGGGATGATGAGTCTCGTTTCATTTGCCTCCCTGGTAGTGAGGTTCCAAATTGGTTCAGCCACAAGGGAATTGGGTATTCGATATCCTTCCATGTACCTTCAATTTCAAAGGGTCAATTCCTTCGGTTGCTTCTTTGTGTTGTTTATTCTTTTAATGCAACCTCTGATTTCTGGACTTATTGTTACTCTCTTGGCGTGGAAATCCGAAATAAAACTAGAGGCTGCATGAAATTGCTTTCGGTATCTCGTATACCCCCTTTTGATGGTCTGGACTCCTCTATTTTTccaagaataaaagaagaagatcatTTCATTCTATATCTGACGCCACTCATAAGACATAAATATGAGCTGGAAAGTGGACTCATATTTAATGAATTGGTGATGGAAAGTGGAGATGAAATTGAGGTGATCTGCGAACATTGGGTACATGCTGAAGTGAAGAAGTGTGGAGTTCATGTGGTAGTTGACGAGCTAAAAGTATTGTAAGAATATGTTACGTTGAAGAAGAAGTTTGGAGGACGTATCTTTTAGTTGTTTAGTTGTTGTCTTTAGTTTTAGTGGCTACGTTGCAGTAGTAGAAATAAGGATATTACATTGTAGTCAATATGCATTGCCACCTGGAGATTCACACCGGCTGGGCCGGGGTTtgagagtaattctacatgtacattaagtgttcatcaaatgtctatcaaaaaaatgagatggctcttaaaatcattatttgatcaaaatcatcatttcatCAATCATACCCCCAATGATAAATTtcaaagtcacctcatttttttatgtatttactcggggtttgaactttgaagatgGCTTGGGTGGTCCTCCGCCAGCAGATCTTCCCAAGTGTTGATATTTGACTCATTTCTTGTGTCACTCCGACCTGCAGAAATTGtgccattctttttttttagaccCATTTAAATTGTTTTGGCTCTTCTTTTGGCATTTGACATGGGCTGATTGTATTCAATGTTTATCCATGTGGGCTAGCTAGGGAAAGATAAAAGAGTGGACAATTTTTGTAACTTTCAGATTTCTAATGTCAATCCGGAAGACcttaataatattttcaacAGTACATAATTACTCGATCTTCtccaatttcttttaaaattgttgGCTCACTTGCTGCATGTGAAACATTTTCTCTTGGAATTAATGTGAATCTTACTAGGGTGAGCTGCTGATcatgaactatatatataagtgtacTTTGCACTTCGCACGTAAGCATCGTTGTAGTATGTTGCACACTCGCTCGAGCCACATGCGTGTTATTTGTGTGTGAAACATGATTCAGTTTGTCATCCTTTACAATTGCAATTCTAATATTCATATTTTGGTTTCgaattttaaatgtatttaTCATAAGGTGAGATGTTGAACCATACTCACCTTCATATGTATATACCCCTATTATTATGGGCTCCCCAATTGTGACATGTGCTTTAGCTACATGATCAtatgttttatgaaatttcACAATATGTTTGAATGGTTTATGGCCGCCTTGCCCGTAATTCAGGTAAAGGGCCTAAAGGTTTTATATTAGGTAATACATTAAATAATTACCTTAGGCGCCCTAGATTCATTGTATGGTGTATAGATGCATCACATTAGATCCCTTAGACGCAAGCATATGCCCTCAATCACTATGtgtggaaaaaaaatacaatttaattcTTCAAACTATCACCATCACCATTTCTTTGGAtgacctcccaaactaccaaaatctttgaaaaatgcccattttgacgaaatatcctcataatacccttgtcacgtatcatttttcaattaaaaaaattcaaaaaaaattaaaataataaaaaaataaaaaaataaactaaaattttatttcttatatttatatttttttatttttaaaaaaagatgggtgtttggggtggcgttatttcTCAACCACGACCTGATCTTTCCGACACCCCTTTGATCACTGTCCGTTTGCAATACcgtgatgaccgattttatagaTCGGCTCGACGAGTTCCAATTCTCAATCATTAGTTCACTGATCTTGACAGGGCTCAAGCTCGTCCCACTctgaaaaaaattcaattgaGAGAAAAACTTGTGATCCTTGAGCCCCAGGTAGTTATTGGTCaacgttttgaatgccaaaaaatcacaaagaggaaaatggatatgTCCATCGACGAACAAGCTCACGGTTGTTGATTTCTCCGTTAGAAACCGATCGAGGTCTTCCACAACAATGATAGATGctcgtcgtttgtaacaaaacaaaattcagatcgGAATCATTtataaccttcgaaagatcaatatcatagacataaaGGATAGGAAATAAGTCATGTTCGTGTTCGGACAGGCGCGGATGAGTTCGCCGAGCTGCAggcatcactacaaaaattcttGATTTTAGTAACCTGAGTTTACTAACGTGCAAAAGCCTTTTGCACGTTAGTAAACTATAATAACGTGAAATCAGTAGCGTGATTCTCACGTTCCTAATCCCTCAGTTAGTAATATCATTTTAGTAACGTGAAAATTGTCACcacgttactatttagtaatgcacaaaattttgcacgttactaaatatttaGAAACGCACAAAAGTGTTGCACGTCACTAATTTTAGTAACATGTAAatttttgcacgttactaaatttgtAATATATCAAAATTAACACGTTACTAACTTTAATAACGTCCAACacttttacacgttactaaaattatttaataaaaattatatataaataaaaaaacgcGTTACTAATCTAAtacagaaatttttttaaagaaattatagtaacgtgtgttcacacgttactaaaattattaaaaaaaaaaaaaaacaaaaaaaaaaacccaccggAGACCCATCCAAAGACCCAAGACACTGGACACAAAACCACCGCCATCCATTCCTATTCCGGATTTCTGCTCCTCTTGGTGAAATtgtaagaagaaaatgagaaaacgTAAGAAGAAAAGCGTAAAGAAAAATAGggagaaatgaaaatgaataaaaaagagCGTGTTCTTCAACGCCACCTCCAGTTTTGATAAACCCACAACAAACCAAAAACCAACCATAATCCAAAACCAACCATTTTCCAGACCTCGTAAATACCCATATATAATTcgagagaaaaatatattcaagaATCTAAAAATCAAAGCCATCAAATCCAACCCAAAATCATAATCAGAAACTCAAcaaaattacccaaaaaaaacagGAGCTCATAAAGACCAATAGATCCATACCAACCAAAAGTCTAACCCAGCAAACccaaccaaaacacaaaacttaaatcaaacaaaaataaacaaaactcagaaccaaaaaagaaaagaaaaaaaatcattaaatataccaaaaaaaaaaaaaggatttatgACAAAAGCGAATCGGAGGAAGAAAACTATACCGATTGTACCAGAAATTTCCAGCCATCAAAAAGAATAAACGAGCTCTCTAAAAAACGACGTTTAGGAGAATCAGAAACTTAGATCCAGGGGCTTCGCTGTGTCTGGGCTTTGCCTTTCTCCTTGTGGATTTGTGTGTGGAAGAGAGAAAATgctttgctattttttttttgtggtgtgtgcgagagtgagagagaggtgttttaaaagaaaaaaaaataaatggtgtgtgcgagagtgagagagagaggtgttttaaaagaaaaaat
This DNA window, taken from Alnus glutinosa chromosome 5, dhAlnGlut1.1, whole genome shotgun sequence, encodes the following:
- the LOC133868074 gene encoding disease resistance protein RUN1-like isoform X1, which encodes MGQNIEWKREPKSNLYDRIFRANSEAWIEVVIARCEVVSLNDGCQWALVCKLSPSKIDAQYYYSYKAAAPDSPDGKQLNDVLHKVGARNPFRRYYYDCNMALGCLVKKEVQRCCDDMSVLITRYHGTHNHPLPTAMASTAVSDETSTFTQASLPLPYQPYHSSYMIKMTSHPPNIRSINPNDPNPSKGIVVDLTSNSDDPPQFMMDKSPVQDQDQNQAPKIPVVEDLNKEVQSNPSTRSTSFSRPLYNYDVFLSFRGEDTRKNFTDHLYSALVRLGIRTFRDDKELPRGENISTELLNAIRGSKIFIVVFSQGYASSKWCLNELVEIVQCKNTIGHTLLPIFYQVKPSDVRKQTGTFAEAFAMYEEQFQTNMEMVQKWREALTKAANCSGWNLESLANGYESKFIKQILGEILCKVNPTRLDVAKHPIGIMSRVNDIKDLLNLGTNDVHVVGIYGMGGIGKTTLAKAVYNEICAAFEGSSFLSNFNESVEKSVGLVHLQEQLLNDILKMNLKIDNVDKGISIIKERICGKKVLVIDDDVDDFEKLQSLVEKEWLGLGSRIIITTRDEHVLSPLRADKKYNIGELNDWESLRLFSWHAFEMINPKEDYSKLSIKAIGYAGGIPLVLVLLGSFLKDRSVAEWESELKKLQRTPHDKIHNALRISFDSLDEYTKDIFLDIACFFVDMDEKYVMKILDGCNFFPKIGIPILIQRSLVTIDDKKILRMHSLIQDMGRKIIHGKSPNLPGKRSRLWFHEDALNVLREHKGTETVEGLILKAFEDVCLIKTKAFTNMKSLRLLQIDGVHLKGSYEHLSEKLRWLWWHKCHLKFLPQNFHLENLVILDMQYSDLKQVWKKNKILNKLKILNLSHSKYLTKSPNFFEMPQLETLILEGCTSLVEIHASIGCLKNLVFLNLNGCKSLMNLPSSISNLRSLKTLDLSGCLQVDKLPEKVGSMIALTELLADGIAIKQLPSSFGLLKNLEIASLSGRKEQSSKSWLSLLSSLMSPKSLNPVCFLPPSVSGLRSLTKLSLSGRNLSEDMFPVDFESLSSLQSLDLSRNNFRNLPDCIGRLPKLYNFKLHECTTLQSISGLFSSVGMLDARDCTSMERLSVSPNHKRGLYFYLRNCHKLTEIQGLENWEISSIHNQAYNFRSHLQCPLTMGDDESRFICLPGSEVPNWFSHKGIGYSISFHVPSISKGQFLRLLLCVVYSFNATSDFWTYCYSLGVEIRNKTRGCMKLLSVSRIPPFDGLDSSIFPRIKEEDHFILYLTPLIRHKYELESGLIFNELVMESGDEIEVICEHWVHAEVKKCGVHVVVDELKVL
- the LOC133868074 gene encoding disease resistance protein RUN1-like isoform X2 gives rise to the protein MGQNIEWKREPKSNLYDRIFRANSEAWIEVVIARCEVVSLNDGCQWALVCKLSPSKIDAQYYYSYKAAAPDSPDGKQLNDVLHKVGARNPFRRYYYDCNMALGCLVKKEVQRCCDDMSVLITRYHGTHNHPLPTAMASTAVSDETSTFTQASLPLPYQPYHSSYMIKMTSHPPNIRSINPNDPNPSKGIVVDLTSNSDDPPQFMMDKSPVQDQDQNQAPKIPVVEDLNKEVQSNPSTRSTSFSRPLYNYDVFLSFRGEDTRKNFTDHLYSALVRLGIRTFRDDKELPRGENISTELLNAIRGSKIFIVVFSQGYASSKWCLNELVEIVQCKNTIGHTLLPIFYQVKPSDVRKQTGTFAEAFAMYEEQFQTNMEMVQKWREALTKAANCSGWNLESLANGYESKFIKQILGEILCKVNPTRLDVAKHPIGIMSRVNDIKDLLNLGTNDVHVVGIYGMGGIGKTTLAKAVYNEICAAFEGSSFLSNFNESVEKSVGLVHLQEQLLNDILKMNLKIDNVDKGISIIKERICGKKVLVIDDDVDDFEKLQSLVEKEWLGLGSRIIITTRDEHVLSPLRADKKYNIGELNDWESLRLFSWHAFEMINPKEDYSKLSIKAIGYAGGIPLVLVLLGSFLKDRSVAEWESELKKLQRTPHDKIHNALRISFDSLDEYTKDIFLDIACFFVDMDEKYVMKILDGCNFFPKIGIPILIQRSLVTIDDKKILRMHSLIQDMGRKIIHGKSPNLPGKRSRLWFHEDALNVLREHKILNKLKILNLSHSKYLTKSPNFFEMPQLETLILEGCTSLVEIHASIGCLKNLVFLNLNGCKSLMNLPSSISNLRSLKTLDLSGCLQVDKLPEKVGSMIALTELLADGIAIKQLPSSFGLLKNLEIASLSGRKEQSSKSWLSLLSSLMSPKSLNPVCFLPPSVSGLRSLTKLSLSGRNLSEDMFPVDFESLSSLQSLDLSRNNFRNLPDCIGRLPKLYNFKLHECTTLQSISGLFSSVGMLDARDCTSMERLSVSPNHKRGLYFYLRNCHKLTEIQGLENWEISSIHNQAYNFRSHLQCPLTMGDDESRFICLPGSEVPNWFSHKGIGYSISFHVPSISKGQFLRLLLCVVYSFNATSDFWTYCYSLGVEIRNKTRGCMKLLSVSRIPPFDGLDSSIFPRIKEEDHFILYLTPLIRHKYELESGLIFNELVMESGDEIEVICEHWVHAEVKKCGVHVVVDELKVL